One segment of Oscillospiraceae bacterium MB08-C2-2 DNA contains the following:
- a CDS encoding ABC transporter permease: protein MKWYAKTYISVMMAFFYLPIVVLIAYSFNQSKSRAYFTGFTLDWYKKLFTNEMIMGSLWNSLVIALVSSAIACIIGTAAAIGLSNMRRVPRMLVLNFTYLPIINPEIVTGVSMMLLFVFFKSKMNIPLEFGFPTLILAHITFNIPYVILNVMPKLRQMDPSIYEAALDLGCNDWQAFSKVVVPDIMPGIVAGFLTSLTMSLDDFIISYFVSGATSQTLPITIFSMTRRKVSPEVNALSTIIFIIVLTVLLLVNLHDSRAEKKMRRLKTGGGSIA, encoded by the coding sequence ATGAAATGGTATGCTAAAACGTATATCAGCGTCATGATGGCGTTTTTCTACCTGCCCATTGTGGTGCTGATTGCCTATTCCTTTAACCAATCCAAGTCTCGGGCATATTTTACTGGTTTTACGCTGGATTGGTACAAAAAGCTCTTTACCAACGAAATGATTATGGGTTCTCTTTGGAACAGCTTGGTGATTGCATTGGTTTCCTCTGCCATTGCCTGCATCATTGGAACAGCGGCCGCCATCGGCCTTTCCAATATGCGGCGGGTTCCCAGAATGCTGGTGCTTAACTTCACCTATCTGCCTATTATCAACCCGGAAATTGTCACCGGCGTTTCCATGATGCTTCTGTTCGTGTTCTTCAAAAGCAAAATGAACATTCCGCTGGAATTCGGCTTTCCTACCTTGATATTGGCGCACATCACCTTTAACATTCCCTATGTGATTCTCAATGTCATGCCTAAGCTGCGCCAGATGGATCCCAGCATTTACGAGGCTGCACTGGATTTGGGCTGCAACGACTGGCAGGCCTTCAGCAAGGTGGTGGTTCCGGATATCATGCCGGGCATTGTAGCTGGGTTTCTCACCTCGCTGACCATGTCGCTGGATGATTTTATCATCAGCTATTTTGTTTCCGGTGCAACCTCCCAGACCCTGCCTATTACCATTTTTTCCATGACCAGGCGCAAGGTCAGCCCGGAGGTTAACGCTCTTTCGACTATTATTTTTATCATTGTTTTGACTGTGCTTTTGCTGGTCAACCTCCACGACAGCCGTGCTGAAAAGAAAATGCGGCGCCTCAAGACAGGGGGTGGAAGCATTGCGTAA
- a CDS encoding acetate kinase gives MKILVINAGSSSLKGKLYDMQTQQALAEANCQRVGLNESIIKYVGLSGKKEIFHRSLPTHKEALEEILQLFTTGKTQAIGSIKEIAAIGHRLAMGGAKYVKSVLIDKEVVSTLYELGDVAPLHNPVQARTIEICWQVFGSDLPMVAVFDTAFHQTMPQSNYMFSLPYEYYKKYNLRRYCFHGMSHQYVSEAYAQHTGKDISQLNLITCHMGGGSSITAIKGGKSINNSFGFGIGEGPMGGTRAGTVDYTALSYIMKKENLSFDEVEDVLARESGMLGVSGISSDEYELEKLALEGNERAKLTLDIFAVQIKRYIGSYFFEMGSLDALIFTGGIGENSDYMRRLICENLEEVGISLDQEANVAFNRQVGRISSPDAKVDIWVIPTNEEWVIANDTFKTVKSI, from the coding sequence TTGAAAATTCTAGTAATAAATGCAGGCAGCTCATCACTTAAGGGCAAGCTGTATGATATGCAGACTCAGCAGGCATTAGCCGAAGCAAACTGCCAGCGTGTTGGCTTGAATGAGAGTATTATAAAATATGTGGGGCTTTCAGGAAAAAAAGAGATTTTCCACAGGAGTTTGCCTACCCATAAAGAAGCTTTAGAGGAAATTCTACAGCTTTTTACCACGGGGAAAACCCAAGCCATTGGTTCGATCAAGGAAATTGCCGCTATCGGCCACCGCTTGGCTATGGGTGGTGCAAAATACGTTAAATCGGTGCTCATTGATAAAGAAGTCGTTTCCACTTTATATGAACTGGGTGATGTGGCTCCTCTTCACAACCCGGTGCAGGCACGAACCATTGAAATTTGCTGGCAAGTGTTTGGCAGCGATTTGCCTATGGTTGCAGTGTTTGATACAGCCTTTCACCAGACCATGCCCCAATCCAATTACATGTTCTCTCTCCCCTATGAATACTATAAAAAATACAATCTTCGCCGTTACTGTTTTCACGGAATGTCTCACCAATATGTCAGCGAAGCCTATGCCCAGCATACAGGAAAGGATATTTCCCAGCTGAACCTGATTACCTGCCATATGGGCGGCGGCTCCTCTATCACAGCGATTAAAGGTGGAAAATCCATCAACAACAGCTTCGGCTTTGGTATTGGCGAAGGCCCTATGGGCGGAACACGAGCCGGCACCGTGGATTATACCGCTCTGAGCTATATTATGAAAAAAGAAAACCTTTCTTTCGATGAGGTGGAGGATGTACTGGCCCGGGAATCGGGTATGCTGGGTGTATCAGGGATTTCCAGCGATGAGTATGAATTGGAGAAGCTGGCCCTTGAGGGAAATGAAAGAGCCAAACTGACTCTGGATATCTTCGCTGTTCAGATCAAACGGTATATTGGTTCCTATTTTTTTGAAATGGGCAGCCTGGATGCCCTGATTTTCACCGGAGGCATCGGCGAAAACTCTGATTATATGCGCCGTCTGATTTGCGAAAACCTTGAAGAAGTGGGCATCTCTCTGGATCAAGAGGCCAATGTGGCATTTAATCGGCAAGTAGGCAGAATCTCTAGCCCTGATGCAAAAGTGGATATTTGGGTTATCCCCACCAACGAGGAATGGGTTATAGCCAACGATACCTTTAAAACTGTTAAGTCTATATAA
- a CDS encoding heavy-metal-associated domain-containing protein: MENGVILHVQGINDKKDEDAITAEIQAIPGIEFVSVDGRQGIVALTGGDMDKLQIADLIEGLGFPVFF, translated from the coding sequence ATGGAAAACGGAGTGATACTCCATGTGCAGGGAATCAACGATAAAAAAGATGAGGATGCAATTACCGCAGAAATTCAAGCAATCCCCGGGATTGAATTTGTCAGCGTGGATGGCAGACAGGGAATTGTGGCTTTAACCGGAGGTGATATGGATAAGCTCCAAATAGCCGATTTGATTGAAGGCTTAGGTTTTCCGGTCTTCTTTTAA
- a CDS encoding S1 RNA-binding domain-containing protein, whose protein sequence is MQLEVGTIIEGKVTGITKFGAFIELPGNKTGMVHISEVSTTYVKEISDFLKPDQQVKVKVLNIAGDGKISLSIKKAQDNPPPQQSYQPRRSTSGPRTDNFEWKSRSQSTEGMPFEDMLTKFKQSSDDKLLDLKKSINLRKGSTNRRGGSSR, encoded by the coding sequence ATGCAGCTTGAGGTAGGAACTATTATCGAAGGTAAGGTCACAGGCATTACCAAATTCGGGGCATTTATCGAGTTGCCGGGCAACAAAACCGGGATGGTACATATCTCGGAGGTATCGACCACCTATGTGAAGGAAATCAGCGATTTCCTGAAACCCGATCAACAGGTTAAAGTAAAGGTTCTCAACATTGCCGGAGATGGCAAAATCAGCCTTTCCATCAAGAAAGCGCAGGATAATCCGCCCCCGCAGCAATCTTATCAGCCGCGGCGCTCTACCAGCGGCCCCCGGACAGATAACTTTGAATGGAAATCCCGCTCTCAAAGCACAGAGGGAATGCCTTTTGAGGATATGCTGACCAAGTTTAAGCAATCCAGTGATGATAAGCTGCTGGATCTTAAAAAATCCATTAACCTTCGCAAAGGCTCTACCAACCGCCGTGGAGGCTCTTCCCGTTAA
- a CDS encoding amidohydrolase, which produces MLFINAQLLTMDGPDIPEGFLLIKGDKIAALGPMTACPDQYGGEMIDLQGKLLLPGFIDAHSHLGLFGDSLGVEGDDGNEDTDPITPHLRALDAINPFDRCFAEAAQSGVTTSVVSPGSANPIGGQICAIKNHGRWIDRMVVREPLAIKFAFGENPKMCYGHKNQAPVTRMATAALIREQLSKAKRYMEDCEAAAEDDELEEPEYDAKCEALVPLLSGQIRAHIHAHQAYDILSGIRIAKEFGFSFSLIHCTEGHMIADVLAEMGADVICGPLMGTRSKPELGNMVPDNCAKLAQAGIPIAISTDHPEVPANYLVMSAVIAATHGLDQRKTLEAITCNAAKAADLFDRIGSLTPGKDADLVVLEGGLPLSVETKPAMVFIDGCRIV; this is translated from the coding sequence ATGCTTTTTATAAATGCACAGCTTCTCACTATGGATGGACCCGATATACCCGAGGGTTTCCTTCTGATTAAGGGGGATAAAATTGCGGCCCTTGGCCCGATGACCGCTTGCCCCGACCAATATGGCGGCGAGATGATCGATTTGCAGGGCAAGCTCTTGCTGCCGGGCTTCATTGACGCACATTCCCATCTTGGGCTGTTTGGGGACAGCCTTGGTGTGGAAGGGGATGACGGCAACGAGGATACCGACCCCATTACCCCCCATCTGCGGGCGCTGGATGCCATCAATCCTTTTGATCGCTGCTTTGCGGAGGCCGCACAGTCGGGGGTTACCACCTCGGTGGTCAGCCCGGGAAGCGCCAATCCCATTGGGGGACAAATTTGTGCCATCAAAAATCACGGTCGCTGGATTGACCGTATGGTGGTCCGGGAGCCACTGGCTATCAAATTCGCCTTTGGCGAAAACCCGAAAATGTGCTATGGGCATAAGAATCAGGCACCTGTAACCCGGATGGCCACTGCCGCCTTGATTCGGGAGCAGCTGAGCAAGGCCAAGCGCTACATGGAAGATTGCGAGGCTGCGGCAGAGGACGATGAGCTGGAGGAACCGGAATACGATGCTAAGTGTGAGGCTCTTGTCCCACTGCTTTCCGGGCAGATTCGGGCGCATATCCACGCCCATCAGGCCTATGATATTCTCAGCGGCATCCGAATCGCCAAAGAATTCGGTTTTTCTTTTTCCCTCATCCACTGTACGGAGGGGCATATGATTGCGGATGTTCTGGCTGAGATGGGCGCGGATGTGATTTGCGGGCCTCTCATGGGAACCCGCAGCAAGCCGGAGCTGGGGAACATGGTTCCCGATAACTGCGCCAAGCTTGCGCAGGCGGGTATTCCCATTGCCATCTCCACCGATCACCCCGAGGTTCCGGCTAATTATTTGGTTATGTCTGCGGTTATAGCCGCCACCCATGGGCTGGACCAGCGAAAGACATTGGAGGCCATCACCTGCAATGCGGCTAAGGCAGCGGATTTATTTGACCGTATTGGCTCGCTGACTCCCGGTAAGGATGCGGATTTGGTGGTGCTTGAAGGGGGCTTGCCCCTGTCGGTGGAAACCAAGCCGGCTATGGTGTTTATCGACGGTTGCCGAATCGTATAG
- a CDS encoding ABC transporter permease yields MKLKWTASPYIVWMIIFIVVPLLLVAVFAFTDGETGGFTLANISHVSEFTPVLMRSIWLAAVATIASLVIAYPLAYIISRSSGSGRRTLLMLAILPMWMNFLLRTYAWMTLLENTGLINRLLGYIGLGPFQMINTQGAVVLGMVYNYLPFMILPLYSIMTKIQNTAIEAAQDLGANWVLVFYRVVLPLSAPGIRTGVTMVFVPAVSTFLISRMLGGGGNLLIGDLIDLQFLGNAYNPNLGSAISLVLMVLILLCMSIFNQFGDEEEMEGMLL; encoded by the coding sequence ATGAAATTAAAATGGACTGCCTCCCCCTATATTGTCTGGATGATCATTTTTATCGTTGTACCTTTGCTCTTGGTAGCGGTTTTTGCGTTTACAGATGGTGAAACCGGCGGCTTTACTTTGGCCAACATATCCCATGTCAGCGAATTTACCCCTGTGCTGATGCGTTCTATCTGGCTGGCGGCGGTGGCAACCATTGCCTCCCTTGTGATTGCCTATCCTCTTGCCTATATTATTTCCCGCAGCAGCGGCAGTGGCAGGAGAACGCTCCTGATGCTGGCCATTTTGCCCATGTGGATGAACTTTTTGCTGCGCACCTACGCATGGATGACCCTTTTGGAAAACACGGGGCTGATTAACCGCTTGCTTGGGTATATAGGGCTTGGGCCTTTTCAAATGATCAACACCCAAGGCGCTGTGGTGCTGGGAATGGTTTATAACTATCTGCCCTTTATGATTTTGCCGCTCTATTCCATTATGACCAAGATTCAGAATACAGCCATTGAAGCGGCACAGGATTTGGGTGCCAACTGGGTATTGGTTTTTTACCGTGTAGTGCTGCCTCTGAGCGCTCCTGGAATCCGCACTGGTGTGACTATGGTGTTTGTTCCGGCGGTGAGCACTTTTCTGATTTCTCGCATGCTGGGCGGCGGCGGCAACCTGCTCATCGGTGATTTGATCGACTTGCAGTTTCTCGGCAACGCCTATAACCCCAACTTGGGTTCGGCCATTTCCCTCGTGCTGATGGTGCTCATCCTTCTTTGTATGAGTATCTTCAACCAGTTTGGTGATGAGGAAGAAATGGAGGGAATGCTGCTGTGA
- a CDS encoding septum formation initiator family protein → MAQKKKQTKNLIVRLMLLAFVIYASVVLIDMQVSVGQRKKELAQLQVQYEQQRIANKELERQLAIGDDKDYIERVARDKLDYVAPEERVFIDVSGN, encoded by the coding sequence ATGGCGCAGAAGAAAAAACAAACTAAAAATTTAATAGTTCGTTTGATGCTCCTTGCCTTCGTGATTTATGCCTCGGTTGTTTTGATCGACATGCAGGTCTCGGTTGGCCAGCGCAAAAAGGAGCTGGCCCAGCTGCAGGTTCAATATGAGCAGCAGCGCATAGCCAATAAAGAGCTGGAACGCCAGCTTGCTATTGGTGACGATAAAGATTATATTGAGCGGGTGGCACGGGATAAGCTGGATTATGTGGCCCCTGAAGAACGTGTCTTTATCGATGTTTCCGGCAATTAA
- a CDS encoding TIGR03905 family TSCPD domain-containing protein, producing MKYIYCPTGVCSRKIVIDAEGDIIRDVQFVGGCNGNLQGISSLVKGESIQAVIDKLAGISCSGKGTSCPDQLSRALREMLGESEQPAQKI from the coding sequence ATGAAATATATCTATTGCCCTACCGGTGTTTGCTCCCGGAAAATTGTGATAGATGCTGAGGGCGATATTATTCGAGACGTTCAGTTTGTGGGTGGCTGCAATGGCAATCTGCAAGGGATTTCCTCCTTGGTTAAAGGAGAAAGCATTCAGGCTGTGATTGATAAATTGGCGGGGATTTCCTGCTCGGGAAAAGGAACCTCCTGCCCCGATCAGCTTTCTCGGGCGCTTCGGGAGATGCTTGGGGAATCTGAGCAGCCTGCGCAGAAAATATAA
- a CDS encoding fumarate hydratase — MREIHASDITAAVKALCIRANKELPRDIQQALHTACGRETHPLGQQVLSDLIGNYMLAGKEDIPICQDTGLAVIFLELGQEVHITGGSLYDAVNEGVRQGYLEGYLRLSVVSDPLRRVNTQDNTPAIIHTQIVPGDSLHITVAPKGAGSENMSTIRMFNPSAGVDAICAWIVDWVKTAGSNPCPPVIVGIGMGGSFEKCAQLAKKALCRPVGQSHPDALYAELESRLLGEINATGIGPQGFGGDTTALGVHIETFAAHIASLPVAVNMGCHVTRHASVTLK, encoded by the coding sequence ATGAGAGAAATCCACGCCTCGGATATTACCGCAGCAGTCAAGGCGCTGTGTATCCGTGCCAACAAGGAGCTGCCCCGCGATATTCAGCAGGCCTTGCATACTGCCTGCGGCCGTGAAACCCATCCCTTGGGCCAGCAGGTGCTTTCTGATCTGATTGGCAATTACATGCTGGCAGGTAAAGAGGATATCCCCATCTGCCAAGATACCGGCCTCGCTGTGATCTTTTTGGAGCTGGGGCAGGAGGTTCATATTACAGGTGGGAGCCTGTATGACGCTGTCAATGAGGGAGTGCGGCAGGGCTATTTGGAAGGCTATCTGCGCCTTTCGGTGGTATCCGATCCTTTGCGCCGTGTTAACACACAGGATAATACCCCTGCTATCATCCACACTCAAATAGTTCCCGGGGATAGCCTGCACATCACTGTGGCACCCAAAGGGGCAGGCAGTGAGAATATGAGTACAATCCGTATGTTCAATCCATCGGCTGGGGTGGATGCTATTTGTGCTTGGATTGTCGATTGGGTTAAAACGGCAGGAAGCAATCCTTGCCCGCCGGTTATTGTAGGGATTGGTATGGGCGGAAGCTTTGAAAAATGCGCTCAGCTGGCCAAGAAGGCTTTATGCCGCCCGGTGGGGCAGAGCCATCCAGATGCCCTGTATGCGGAGCTGGAGAGCCGCCTGTTGGGGGAAATCAACGCTACCGGCATTGGCCCTCAAGGCTTCGGCGGCGATACCACCGCTTTGGGCGTGCATATTGAAACCTTTGCCGCTCATATTGCCAGTCTGCCCGTGGCTGTAAATATGGGATGCCACGTTACCCGCCATGCATCTGTGACCCTAAAATGA
- a CDS encoding ABC transporter substrate-binding protein, which translates to MRKWMSALTAFALMISLSVPAFAELKEPVDEEYYSQLRGQNVSINVFNWGEYISDGSNDSVDINKEFENLTGIKVNYSTFATNEELYSKLRSGGASYDVIIPSDYMIARMIREDMLLPLDSEKIPNLRYILPDFFNPIYDPESRYSVPYTWGVVGIIYNTTMVFDEVDSWDILWDEKYYGQILMFSNPRDAFGIALAREGYSLNTENKDELADALEQLKLQKPLVQAYVMDEIFDKMLGGEAALAPYYAGDAVTMMDENPDLDFAIPKEGTNKFVDAMCIPKGSTNPLAAQMYINFMAEPEISAANGEYIGYAIPNSGALELMDEEVITSVAYPPEELMDTFEYFNEMPRETNLLMDSMWTQLLSTNEQYSRMLVPMLLLFGILLSVGINVYRMFNKKRRQKKY; encoded by the coding sequence TTGCGTAAATGGATGTCTGCGCTTACCGCTTTTGCCTTGATGATCAGTCTTTCAGTGCCGGCCTTTGCCGAGCTGAAAGAGCCTGTGGATGAAGAATATTACAGCCAGCTTCGTGGGCAGAATGTTTCCATCAATGTGTTCAACTGGGGCGAATATATTTCCGATGGCAGCAATGATTCGGTGGATATTAACAAGGAATTTGAAAATCTCACTGGCATCAAGGTAAACTATTCCACTTTTGCAACCAATGAAGAGCTGTATTCTAAGCTTCGCAGTGGGGGTGCCAGCTATGATGTGATCATTCCTTCAGATTATATGATTGCCCGGATGATCCGTGAGGATATGCTGCTGCCATTGGATTCTGAAAAAATCCCTAATCTGCGATATATTCTGCCTGATTTTTTTAATCCCATCTATGACCCGGAAAGCCGCTATTCCGTTCCCTATACTTGGGGCGTGGTGGGTATCATTTATAACACCACCATGGTGTTTGATGAGGTAGACAGCTGGGATATTCTGTGGGATGAAAAATATTATGGCCAGATTCTCATGTTTTCTAACCCACGTGATGCCTTTGGTATTGCGCTGGCCCGGGAGGGATATTCTCTCAACACTGAGAACAAGGACGAGCTGGCTGACGCTTTGGAGCAGCTTAAGCTGCAAAAGCCCTTGGTGCAGGCCTATGTCATGGATGAAATCTTTGACAAAATGCTGGGGGGAGAAGCGGCGCTGGCACCCTATTATGCCGGAGATGCAGTGACCATGATGGATGAAAATCCGGATTTGGACTTTGCAATCCCTAAAGAGGGAACCAATAAATTTGTGGATGCCATGTGTATCCCCAAGGGAAGCACGAATCCGCTTGCTGCCCAAATGTATATTAATTTTATGGCGGAACCGGAAATCAGCGCTGCCAACGGCGAATACATCGGCTATGCCATTCCCAATTCCGGTGCTCTTGAACTAATGGATGAGGAAGTGATCACTTCCGTTGCCTATCCGCCCGAGGAGCTGATGGATACTTTCGAGTATTTCAATGAAATGCCCAGAGAAACAAACCTGCTGATGGATTCCATGTGGACGCAGCTGCTCAGCACCAACGAGCAGTATTCCAGAATGCTGGTTCCTATGCTTCTGTTGTTTGGCATTCTCTTGTCGGTGGGGATCAATGTCTATCGTATGTTCAACAAAAAAAGGCGTCAGAAAAAATATTAA
- the raiA gene encoding ribosome-associated translation inhibitor RaiA, producing MTVHITSRNTTIRDPFKKSLEKKLSKLDRFFEPDTAAYVTVTNEGSRETVEVTVRDSGMIFRAEKTTGDRLDSLDAVVDALFKQIVKNKTKLEKKMRKSAFVNDYEQDYVGTEEDYKIVKTKHFNLKPMDVEEAILQMNLLGHSFFMFRNSTHGEISVVYKRQGGDYGLLEHEE from the coding sequence ATGACGGTACATATCACTTCAAGGAATACCACCATACGGGACCCTTTCAAAAAGAGTTTGGAGAAGAAACTTTCCAAACTGGATCGCTTTTTTGAACCGGATACAGCGGCTTATGTTACTGTAACCAACGAAGGCTCAAGAGAGACGGTGGAGGTGACTGTAAGAGATTCCGGCATGATCTTCCGGGCAGAAAAAACCACTGGCGACCGTTTGGATTCTCTGGATGCGGTGGTGGATGCTCTCTTTAAGCAAATTGTCAAAAACAAAACCAAGCTGGAAAAGAAAATGCGCAAGTCTGCTTTTGTCAATGACTATGAGCAGGATTATGTAGGTACTGAAGAAGATTACAAAATTGTGAAAACCAAGCACTTTAACCTCAAGCCCATGGATGTGGAGGAGGCAATTCTTCAGATGAATCTGCTGGGGCACAGCTTCTTTATGTTCCGCAACAGCACTCATGGCGAAATCTCGGTGGTTTATAAACGTCAGGGCGGCGATTACGGCCTTCTTGAACACGAAGAGTAA
- the potA gene encoding spermidine/putrescine ABC transporter ATP-binding protein, translating into MEEKVLVSLKDIYADYDDEQVLDGINLEIHDKEFVTFLGPSGCGKTTTLRIIGGFMDAKKGDVFFDGKRINDLPPHKRQVNTVFQKYSLFPHLNVFENVEFGLKIKKIPENERKDRVKQMLALVNLAGYESRNVHQLSGGQQQRVAIARALVNHPKVLLLDEPLGALDLKLRKEMQVELKKIQQSLNITFIYVTHDQEEALTMSDRVVVMKDGRILQIGTPQDIYNEPANAFVADFIGESNIVDGMMLRDYYVEFAGVQFECLDKGFEENEKVDVVIRPEDIKVVPSQTGQINGLVESIIFKGVHFEMTVDAHGIKWMIHSTKSEEVGTLIGMNIEPNDIHIMKKMEEA; encoded by the coding sequence TTGGAAGAAAAAGTGCTTGTATCCTTGAAGGATATTTATGCGGATTATGATGACGAACAGGTGCTGGATGGAATTAATCTCGAAATTCACGACAAAGAATTCGTGACCTTTCTTGGACCCTCTGGCTGCGGAAAGACCACAACCCTGCGCATCATTGGCGGTTTTATGGATGCCAAAAAGGGCGATGTTTTCTTTGACGGAAAGAGAATAAACGATCTGCCGCCTCACAAGAGACAGGTTAACACTGTTTTCCAAAAGTATTCACTGTTTCCGCATTTAAACGTTTTTGAGAATGTGGAATTTGGTTTAAAGATAAAAAAGATACCTGAGAATGAGCGAAAAGACCGGGTTAAGCAAATGCTGGCGCTGGTTAATCTGGCTGGGTATGAATCCCGTAATGTACACCAGCTTTCAGGCGGTCAGCAGCAGCGGGTAGCCATTGCCCGGGCGCTGGTTAATCACCCGAAGGTTCTTTTGCTGGACGAGCCTCTAGGTGCGCTTGATCTTAAGCTCCGCAAGGAGATGCAGGTGGAACTGAAAAAAATTCAGCAAAGCCTGAACATTACATTTATTTATGTTACCCACGATCAGGAAGAAGCCCTCACTATGTCCGACCGGGTGGTGGTTATGAAGGATGGCCGTATTCTTCAGATCGGAACCCCGCAGGATATCTACAACGAGCCGGCCAATGCCTTTGTGGCGGATTTTATCGGCGAGAGCAACATTGTGGATGGTATGATGCTTCGGGATTATTATGTGGAATTTGCTGGCGTTCAGTTTGAATGTCTGGATAAGGGTTTTGAGGAAAACGAAAAGGTAGATGTTGTTATCCGCCCTGAGGATATTAAGGTGGTTCCCTCTCAGACCGGCCAGATTAACGGTTTAGTTGAATCCATTATTTTTAAAGGCGTGCACTTTGAAATGACTGTAGATGCCCATGGCATCAAGTGGATGATTCATTCCACCAAAAGTGAAGAAGTGGGGACGCTCATTGGTATGAACATCGAGCCAAACGATATTCACATCATGAAAAAAATGGAGGAGGCATAA
- the yabQ gene encoding spore cortex biosynthesis protein YabQ yields the protein MVYLADQTITFLQSLLIGAALGVLFDFFRISRVAAPLSNGIIFAEDMLFFLLCGVVTFGFMMQQVDGQIRFFILVGELLGFILYYFTAGRLVMNISKVIIRVIKAILRFIYRFIIRPIWWLVYHFVKIILMPFGYLKIILKKCIKALKYRLKTRVVLLYNQYKDFRIKNRGKPKVRESKKWRRRKNKLKI from the coding sequence GTGGTATATCTGGCAGACCAAACCATCACCTTTTTGCAGTCGCTGCTTATTGGGGCCGCATTGGGCGTTTTGTTTGATTTTTTTCGCATCAGCCGGGTGGCAGCGCCTCTAAGCAACGGGATCATCTTTGCAGAAGACATGCTGTTTTTTCTGCTGTGTGGGGTAGTCACCTTTGGGTTTATGATGCAGCAGGTGGATGGGCAAATTCGTTTTTTCATTCTGGTGGGAGAGCTGCTCGGTTTTATTCTTTATTATTTTACGGCTGGCCGGCTGGTTATGAATATTTCCAAAGTGATAATCCGGGTGATAAAGGCAATCCTGCGGTTTATTTACCGCTTTATTATTCGACCCATTTGGTGGTTGGTGTATCATTTTGTCAAAATAATACTTATGCCTTTCGGATATTTAAAAATAATTCTGAAAAAATGTATTAAAGCACTCAAATATCGCTTGAAAACAAGGGTTGTTCTATTGTATAATCAGTACAAAGACTTTCGTATAAAAAATCGTGGAAAGCCAAAAGTCAGGGAGTCGAAAAAATGGCGCAGAAGAAAAAACAAACTAAAAATTTAA
- a CDS encoding RNA-binding S4 domain-containing protein gives MRLDKYLKVSRLIKRRTIANEACDAGRISANGKAARASYEVKPGDLLEIQLGARGLKVRVLQVTEHVNKEGASELYEIVE, from the coding sequence ATGCGTTTGGATAAATATTTAAAGGTATCCCGCCTGATTAAGCGGCGTACCATTGCCAATGAAGCCTGTGATGCCGGGCGCATCAGCGCCAACGGAAAAGCAGCGAGGGCTTCTTATGAAGTAAAGCCCGGCGATCTGCTGGAAATTCAGCTGGGTGCCCGTGGCCTCAAGGTTCGTGTGCTGCAGGTTACTGAGCATGTGAATAAAGAGGGTGCCAGTGAGCTTTACGAAATTGTTGAATGA
- a CDS encoding HU family DNA-binding protein, whose translation MTKAELISAVAEKSELTKKDSEKAVTAVIEAITDALVNGDKVSLVGFGTFEVKSRAARKGINPRTKEPMPIPASKLPAFKAGKALKEAVAD comes from the coding sequence ATGACAAAAGCAGAATTGATTAGTGCTGTAGCGGAAAAATCCGAACTCACCAAAAAAGATAGCGAAAAGGCGGTTACTGCTGTTATTGAAGCCATTACCGATGCTCTGGTTAATGGCGATAAGGTTTCTCTGGTTGGTTTTGGCACCTTTGAAGTAAAATCCCGTGCTGCCAGAAAAGGCATCAACCCCAGAACCAAGGAGCCCATGCCCATTCCTGCCAGCAAGCTGCCTGCGTTTAAAGCCGGTAAAGCCCTTAAGGAAGCTGTCGCTGACTGA
- the yabP gene encoding sporulation protein YabP: MQHNIIMENRKNLTISGVMDIDSFNEETVVAFTEQGELTVRGNNLHINKIDVDTGELTMEGEIDSLSYSDQKPNKGGFFAKLFR; encoded by the coding sequence ATGCAGCATAACATTATTATGGAAAACCGCAAAAACCTGACCATCAGCGGTGTGATGGATATTGACAGCTTTAATGAAGAAACGGTGGTCGCCTTTACCGAGCAGGGGGAACTGACTGTTCGGGGGAATAATCTGCATATCAATAAAATTGATGTGGATACCGGTGAGCTGACCATGGAGGGAGAAATTGATTCTCTCAGTTACAGCGATCAAAAGCCCAATAAGGGCGGCTTTTTTGCCAAGCTATTTCGCTGA